TAGATAGATATTCAAAGTTACAAATGATAAGCATGAGATCGTTTGTGGGTGATCCCGTTGCTTTTAACTTTATTAAGAATCTAGTCAATGAATAGTTTTTAATCCAGCACTGATATCGTCAGAATTGCATATTCGAGAgatatattcattttttccagCTCAGTAATTACACTATTACTAAATAAACTCACTTCTTAGCGATACACTACCGCAAGGGTTTACGTCTTTATTTAGATCAAGAAATGGTGCCTTGCATACTACTCGAACGTGGTGTAAAATTTACCCTTACACAATAAGTGTTGCTTGGCAACAcgttttgctttctttccTTCTATAGAGTTTTCAATAACAggaaagataaaaaaaggggATCTATCACCCTGAGATCTATCGAGTAATTTAGAATTGGGTCATTTGCTAAATTGCATCTACTTTTGTCTTATCGACACtgaatcttttgaaattctgatttaaaattgaacatttttttatttttctataaCTGTTGATATATTAAGAAATAGTTGCTTCAAGAACCTTCAGGTATTGGCTTTTAAGACTAGCTGTTGAGTTCGAAGAAAAGCCTAGCTATGTCTTCTTTAGCCAGTCTTATAAAGACGAAGCTAAAACTTCCTGATTCCTCAAAAAACTTAAACAAATTACGATGGAAGTTTCGACTTCTTGAATCTCAATTTGCCCTCTACAGTTTGCCCTGTCAACTTCGATTTGTCCACTATAATAACTTGGAAGACCCTAATTCATTTAATGGTCtgctttatttatttactgaTTATATAGCTTTTCAAGGTGATGATGAGTCTAATCAATTTTGTATGCCATATACTATAATTCGAAAAGTTAGTCGAGTGAAAAGCAATGATCTTGAGCAATTGTTGTCGGTATCGACAAGCAATGGTTACGAATACAGAATATCTCTGCAGGTTTCTGAAACCACTGCTGCACATTTTTGCCAATTACTGAGAGAAGAGCTTGTATCTCACAAAGCTGATATGCAGCGGTCCTCCGAGTTTAGCAAACAGTTCTTTTCTGAACGCCTTTGCAAACCCAATGTTCCCGAACCAGAAACTAAAGATTCTTATGGATTCGGTGCTCGATATGGTTATCCCACCGATCCTCGAATCTCTAGAGAACGGGCAAAGCTACGAATGTGGAAAGagtattttttactttatggTGCAAATCTTTCGTTAATCAGAGTTTCTCTCTTCTCCAAATTGGTCCGAATTGAATTGCCCAATAAACTTCGTGGTGAAATATGGGAGCTTACATCAGGCTCCATGTACTTTCGTTTAGAGAATTCAGATGAATATGATCATCTTCTTAAAGTGTATTCTGGTCAaacatctttttctttagagGAAATAGAAAAGGATTTAGGTAGAAGTCTTCCAGAATATCCTGCTTATCAAAATGAAGAAGGTATCAACGCTTTGCGAAATGTTTTAGTAGCCTTTTCTTGGAAAAACCAAGAGGTTGGTTATTGTCAGGCAATGAATATTGTTGCAGCTGctcttttaattcattgCACCGAGGAACAAACCTTTTTTCTGATGCATAAGATTTGTGAAGATTACATTCCGGGTTATTACTCAAAGACGATGTACGGCACTCTAATTGATCAACAAGTTTACGAAAGTTTGGTTCAACGCTCAATGCCTAACTTACATGCGCATTTTGTAAGCAAAGACATTCAACTTAGCATCATTTCTTTGCCGTGGTTTTTGTCGCTTTTCCTTTGCACAATGCCTTTACCGTATGCGTTTAGGTTGTTagactttttctttctagAGGGTCCAAGGgttttgtttcaaattGGAATGGCTATCCTATATGACAACGAAGCTGAAATTATGAAGGCTACAGAAGACACTATGTTGatatcaattttaaaaaattatttttcatcattGGGAGATAAGGCTTATAAAGATGCAACAGATAAACGCGTTGCCTCTATCACGAAGTTTCAACTTTTATTGGTAACTGCTTTCAAGAAGTTTAGCCATATAACACACTCTTTAATTGAAgatgaaaggaaaaaacatTACGAAGGAGTTATGAATTCTATTGAGTCATTTGCAAAGAGAACACAAATTAGGAGTTTACAAAATTACGGTACATTAACACGTACGGATTTAAGTAATATTTACGACCGTTATCATGAAGTATTGTCGTCCAAACATCGAGTTGGATTAGGCAGCTCTACTGATACACGGTTGGAATTTGAcgaattttgtatatttttagCAGGAGTTACTGAATGGGCGAAAGGTTTGGATGCAGCGGCTATCAATAATTCATCATCCTTTCTTCgtcatttgtttttacgATTTGACAAAAGCATGACTGGATCATTATCTTTACAGGATTTGGTGTCCGGTATTGCAGAATTGAAATTTAGGGATGTAATGCGCAATATATCTTTTATATTCGAGCTTTATGACTTTAATGGAGATGGTTTTATGGATAAACCAGACGTTTTGAAGGTTTCAGAAGCTATTCTTTGGTTAACTAGGTTTATGGGTGATGAGTATCTATCCGCAGTTAGCGAATTCATACAACGCTGCTTTCATTTTGCTGATGAAGCTAGTCCTGATGGTCATTCTGATACGTTGATTGATATAAGCGACCATATGAGCAGTACTGGTTCTGAAAACCGTTCTGTTGGTGCTAATAGTGATATCAAAGTTAGTCTTCCCACTTTTAGAATGGTTGTTTTATCAATTGGTTTATTAGAGCAATTATTTTCTGGAGGACTCGCCGACTCTATCGTTTTAGCTCCAGTCCaagaaaaatcatcaaCCACCGGAGGTTTGAGAGGTTTATTGGATTCTTTGGTAATTGATACCAATAGGATTGGTAAAACATTTCGTGGGCATAAACCCGCTTCTCGTCCAAGTACCGCAAATGGTACTAGCAATCAAAATACTACTTCTGAAATTACCACATCGGAAACTACGGCGACTGAAAAAACAccttcaaattcttcagATACCGAAGATGATGTTGGTGATGTTGTAGAAAACGATAAAGATTTGCTTCAATTTGATccatacaaaaaaaatgatgctTAAAAAGCTATACTTAAACTTCTAATCAATGGCACTATAATGCATCCTAACTAGTATTATTTTCccaaattttgttaatctTCATGCtcataatttattaattattgaaaaatctATCATCTATATTGATATATTCTATAGCG
This region of Schizosaccharomyces pombe strain 972h- genome assembly, chromosome: II genomic DNA includes:
- a CDS encoding GTPase-activating protein, coding for MSSLASLIKTKLKLPDSSKNLNKLRWKFRLLESQFALYSLPCQLRFVHYNNLEDPNSFNGLLYLFTDYIAFQGDDESNQFCMPYTIIRKVSRVKSNDLEQLLSVSTSNGYEYRISLQVSETTAAHFCQLLREELVSHKADMQRSSEFSKQFFSERLCKPNVPEPETKDSYGFGARYGYPTDPRISRERAKLRMWKEYFLLYGANLSLIRVSLFSKLVRIELPNKLRGEIWELTSGSMYFRLENSDEYDHLLKVYSGQTSFSLEEIEKDLGRSLPEYPAYQNEEGINALRNVLVAFSWKNQEVGYCQAMNIVAAALLIHCTEEQTFFLMHKICEDYIPGYYSKTMYGTLIDQQVYESLVQRSMPNLHAHFVSKDIQLSIISLPWFLSLFLCTMPLPYAFRLLDFFFLEGPRVLFQIGMAILYDNEAEIMKATEDTMLISILKNYFSSLGDKAYKDATDKRVASITKFQLLLVTAFKKFSHITHSLIEDERKKHYEGVMNSIESFAKRTQIRSLQNYGTLTRTDLSNIYDRYHEVLSSKHRVGLGSSTDTRLEFDEFCIFLAGVTEWAKGLDAAAINNSSSFLRHLFLRFDKSMTGSLSLQDLVSGIAELKFRDVMRNISFIFELYDFNGDGFMDKPDVLKVSEAILWLTRFMGDEYLSAVSEFIQRCFHFADEASPDGHSDTLIDISDHMSSTGSENRSVGANSDIKVSLPTFRMVVLSIGLLEQLFSGGLADSIVLAPVQEKSSTTGGLRGLLDSLVIDTNRIGKTFRGHKPASRPSTANGTSNQNTTSEITTSETTATEKTPSNSSDTEDDVGDVVENDKDLLQFDPYKKNDA